The Musa acuminata AAA Group cultivar baxijiao chromosome BXJ1-3, Cavendish_Baxijiao_AAA, whole genome shotgun sequence genome window below encodes:
- the LOC135630205 gene encoding probable UDP-arabinose 4-epimerase 2 isoform X1, with the protein MKDLPHMLPSNRSRSQPRAVRPWPLSGMDYSDSRRKPHILAKLLMVVILTAFCVLILKQSPSFSGTSVFSRHEPGVTHVLVTGGAGYIGSHATLRLLKDSYRVTIVDNLSRGNLGAIKVLQQMFPEPGRLQFIYADLGDARAVNHIFAENAFDAVMHFAAVAYVGESTLEPLRYYHNITANTLVILEAMAAHGVKTLIYSSTCATYGEPEKMPITEETPQLPINPYGKAKKMAEDIILDFSKRSNMAVMILRYFNVIGSDPEGRLGEAPRPELREHGRISGACFDAALGIIPGLKVKGTDYPTSDGTCIRDYIDVTDLVDAHVKALDKAKPSKVGIFNVGTGKGRSVKEFVEACKKATGVNIKVDYLERRPGDYAEVYSDPSKINHELNWTARYTDLQESLSIAWRWQKSHPNGYGTRSVMAV; encoded by the exons ATGAAGGATCTTCCTCACATGCTACCCAGCAACAGAAGTAGAAGTCAGCCCAGGGCTGTTAGACCTTGGCCCCTTTCAG GAATGGACTactcagattcaagacgtaaacctCATATTCTTGCAAAACTTCTTATGGTGGTCATTCTTACAGCCTTCTGCGTACTAATTTTAAAGCAGTCCCCGAGTTTTAGCGGTACTAGTGTG TTCTCTCGTCATGAACCTGGCGTTACTCATGTCTTAGTGACAGGCGGTGCTGGCTATATTGGTTCGCATGCTACACTTAGACTCCTGAAAGACTCGTATCGAGTTACAATAGTG GATAACCTTTCCAGAGGAAATCTTGGAGCTATTAAGGTTCTTCAGCAGATGTTCCCAGAGCCTGGGAGACTTCAATTTATTTATGCTGACTTAGGGGATGCCAGAGCT GTCAACCACATATTTGCTGAAAATGCATTTGATGCTGTTATGCACTTTGCTGCAGTTGCTTATGTAGGGGAAAGCACACTTGAACCTCTCAG GTACTATCACAATATCACAGCAAATACCTTGGTGATTCTTGAGGCGATGGCAGCGCATGGTGTAAAAACTCTTATTTACTCAAGTACATGTGCTACTTATGGAGAACCAGAAAAAATGCCTATCACAGAAGAAACTCCTCAG CTACCTATCAACCCATATGGGAAGGCCAAAAAGATGGCAGAGGATATCATTTTGGATTTCTCAAAGAGATCCAACATGGCAGTCATGATCCTAAG ATATTTCAATGTCATCGGGTCAGATCCAGAGGGAAGATTAGGTGAAGCCCCGAGACCTGAACTACGAGAACATGGGCGTATATCTGGTGCTTGCTTTGATGCAGCACTAGGTATCATACCAGGGTTGAAG GTTAAAGGAACAGACTACCCAACAAGTGATGGAACTTGCATCAGAGACTATATTGATGTTACTGATCTCGTTGATGCTCATGTGAAGGCCCTTGACAAGGCAAAGCCTAGCAAAGTTGGCATATTCAATGTTGGTACTGGAAAag GTAGATCTGTGAAGGAATTTGTGGAGGCCTGCAAAAAGGCAACTGGGGTGAACATTAAAGTGGATTATCTCGAACGCAGACCAGGGGATTATGCCGAAGTTTATAGCGATCCTTCAAAAATCAATCATGAGCTCAACTGGACCGCGCGCTACACCGATCTTCAGGAGAGCCTCTCGATCGCATGGAGGTGGCAGAAATCACATCCAAATGGTTACGGGACACGGTCGGTCATGGCTGTTTGA
- the LOC135630205 gene encoding probable UDP-arabinose 4-epimerase 2 isoform X2, protein MLPSNRSRSQPRAVRPWPLSGMDYSDSRRKPHILAKLLMVVILTAFCVLILKQSPSFSGTSVFSRHEPGVTHVLVTGGAGYIGSHATLRLLKDSYRVTIVDNLSRGNLGAIKVLQQMFPEPGRLQFIYADLGDARAVNHIFAENAFDAVMHFAAVAYVGESTLEPLRYYHNITANTLVILEAMAAHGVKTLIYSSTCATYGEPEKMPITEETPQLPINPYGKAKKMAEDIILDFSKRSNMAVMILRYFNVIGSDPEGRLGEAPRPELREHGRISGACFDAALGIIPGLKVKGTDYPTSDGTCIRDYIDVTDLVDAHVKALDKAKPSKVGIFNVGTGKGRSVKEFVEACKKATGVNIKVDYLERRPGDYAEVYSDPSKINHELNWTARYTDLQESLSIAWRWQKSHPNGYGTRSVMAV, encoded by the exons ATGCTACCCAGCAACAGAAGTAGAAGTCAGCCCAGGGCTGTTAGACCTTGGCCCCTTTCAG GAATGGACTactcagattcaagacgtaaacctCATATTCTTGCAAAACTTCTTATGGTGGTCATTCTTACAGCCTTCTGCGTACTAATTTTAAAGCAGTCCCCGAGTTTTAGCGGTACTAGTGTG TTCTCTCGTCATGAACCTGGCGTTACTCATGTCTTAGTGACAGGCGGTGCTGGCTATATTGGTTCGCATGCTACACTTAGACTCCTGAAAGACTCGTATCGAGTTACAATAGTG GATAACCTTTCCAGAGGAAATCTTGGAGCTATTAAGGTTCTTCAGCAGATGTTCCCAGAGCCTGGGAGACTTCAATTTATTTATGCTGACTTAGGGGATGCCAGAGCT GTCAACCACATATTTGCTGAAAATGCATTTGATGCTGTTATGCACTTTGCTGCAGTTGCTTATGTAGGGGAAAGCACACTTGAACCTCTCAG GTACTATCACAATATCACAGCAAATACCTTGGTGATTCTTGAGGCGATGGCAGCGCATGGTGTAAAAACTCTTATTTACTCAAGTACATGTGCTACTTATGGAGAACCAGAAAAAATGCCTATCACAGAAGAAACTCCTCAG CTACCTATCAACCCATATGGGAAGGCCAAAAAGATGGCAGAGGATATCATTTTGGATTTCTCAAAGAGATCCAACATGGCAGTCATGATCCTAAG ATATTTCAATGTCATCGGGTCAGATCCAGAGGGAAGATTAGGTGAAGCCCCGAGACCTGAACTACGAGAACATGGGCGTATATCTGGTGCTTGCTTTGATGCAGCACTAGGTATCATACCAGGGTTGAAG GTTAAAGGAACAGACTACCCAACAAGTGATGGAACTTGCATCAGAGACTATATTGATGTTACTGATCTCGTTGATGCTCATGTGAAGGCCCTTGACAAGGCAAAGCCTAGCAAAGTTGGCATATTCAATGTTGGTACTGGAAAag GTAGATCTGTGAAGGAATTTGTGGAGGCCTGCAAAAAGGCAACTGGGGTGAACATTAAAGTGGATTATCTCGAACGCAGACCAGGGGATTATGCCGAAGTTTATAGCGATCCTTCAAAAATCAATCATGAGCTCAACTGGACCGCGCGCTACACCGATCTTCAGGAGAGCCTCTCGATCGCATGGAGGTGGCAGAAATCACATCCAAATGGTTACGGGACACGGTCGGTCATGGCTGTTTGA
- the LOC135630261 gene encoding pentatricopeptide repeat-containing protein At1g30610, chloroplastic-like: MMLANGPIGVLNSVTYWFLPENSHSNLSSSHGRLPVPQKPLFGRALSLRLAKNWNFDAGSTKCRLCCALASEEDGSGSVASRFIEKELKFSPAFSDYVKVLESVRVDRSKDSGGDEDRYGSKQTSIAKGKSFRMKRQLHGSKDDDCEEGANVEENGLGREMFDYRRRNKDLKGGAGLTRNRSDGGWALIEGLLEKGSARRNGDMGKGKPEKNKYGSARRNGDMGKGKPEKNKYRSNSKTLRKFDSQSNVNDVGENLDNGHLENGKVRYSGRLKDMQQKEQKVAWVDKLETFKGNNVKMERSNPRSLGRKFCHGRAMFAHGNRTKSNSGQSDDNNFSGDIAGDQIGHINDNHSYRSKEKKKMHEYETNNCRERIYSIGSSVQRKSREPAFTKEALKANSSFENNRSKKSFGYDLDKNNIEDESHLKMDHGERQTSSRRSRIEFEFKDDFDEQNIRVNKLVGKQTNHVDHSVKQNQFASFKISNEQDRNKWHVGMHNNNYGATKIRGKVNMDSNNITGDVDGYDFEDRAAFKTFEEFTDVRNRPRVLRMEMEERIEKLAKQLNATDINMPQWKFSKIIHSAKIKFTDHSILRIVQILGALGNWKRVLQVVEWLQSHARFESYKSRYIYTTVLDVLGKAKRPIEALNIFYTMRQGLSSYPDLAAYRCIAVTLGQAGLMKELFDVIDCMRAVPEKKFNLGPLQKWDPRIEPDLIVFNAVLNACVQKKQWEGAFWVLQQLKQQGVKPSNTTYGLVMEVMLACGKYNLVYEFFRKVEKKSIPGALNYRVLVQALWREGKIDEAVLAVKDMERRGIVGTASLYYDLARCLCSTGRCQEALLQIDKICKVAKKPLVVTYTGLIKACLDSGSIENGAFVFNQMHKFCSPNIVTYNIMLKSYLNHGMFEEAKDLFQKILDGSHQIANRGDLSQKVVPDKFTFNTMIEACAQTQKWDDFESAYGQMLNHGYHFDTRRHLRMVLDAFRAGKVQVLESTWKHLVRFGRVPPPPIIKERFCIKLMEDDPVAAIACIDIHQEIDILAFSERSWLKLLNDNAHRFKSGIMLRLAIELDAFIARTSESLPVYENLRKACEQFVAHANIIRSLPDHMEESHNS; encoded by the exons ATGATGCTGGCGAACGGGCCGATTGGTGTCCTCAATTCGGTCACTTACTGGTTTCTTCCGGAAAATTCCCACTCGAATCTTTCTTCCTCCCATGGGCGGCTTCCGGTTCCTCAGAAGCCCCTGTTCGGTAGAGCTTTGAGTCTTCGGCTGGCAAAGAACTGGAATTTTGATGCGGGAAGCACCAAATGCCGACTTTGTTGTGCTCTGGCAAGCGAAGAGGACGGGAGCGGTTCAGTCGCCAGTCGATTTATCGAGAAGGAACTCAAGTTTAGCCCCGCTTTCAGCGATTATGTGAAGGTCTTGGAGTCTGTGCGGGTGGATAGGAGTAAGGATTCAGGCGGAGATGAAGATAGGTATGGCTCGAAGCAGACATCAATTGCTAAGGGGAAATCGTTCAGGATGAAGAGGCAATTGCATGGTAGCAAAGATGACGATTGCGAGGAGGGGGCAAATGTGGAGGAAAACGGCTTGGGGCGTGAAATGTTTGATTATCGAAGAAGGAATAAGGATTTGAAGGGTGGAGCAGGATTGACAAGGAACAGAAGTGATGGTGGATGGGCTTTGATTGAAGGGCTGTTGGAGAAAGGATCTGCAAGAAGAAATGGTGATATGGGTAAAGGTAAACCAGAAAAGAACAAGTACGGATCTGCAAGAAGAAATGGTGATATGGGTAAAGGTAAACCAGAAAAGAACAAGTATCGTAGTAATTCAAAAACTCTGAGAAAATTTGACTCGCAAAGCAATGTTAATGATGTTGGAGAAAATCTGGATAATGGCCATCTTGAGAATGGAAAGGTGAGATACTCTGGAAGACTAAAGGATATGCAGCAGAAGGAACAGAAGGTGGCATGGGTTGATAAACTTGAAACTTTCAAGGGAAATAATGTCAAAATGGAGAGAAGCAATCCTCGTTCTTTGGGGAGAAAATTTTGTCATGGACGTGCTATGTTTGCACATGGAAACCGCACAAAATCAAACAGTGGACAGTCAGATGACAACAATTTCAGTGGAGACATTGCTGGTGATCAAATTGGTCATATTAATGACAATCATTCTTACAGgagcaaagaaaagaagaagatgcacGAGTATGAAACTAATAATTGTAGAGAAAGGATATATTCTATTGGGAGTAGTGTCCAAAGAAAGTCAAGGGAGCCTGCATTTACAAAAGAAGCACTAAAAGCTAACAGCTCTTTTGAGAATAATAGGAGCAAGAAGAGTTTTGGTTATGaccttgataaaaataatattgaaGACGAAAGCCATTTGAAGATGGATCATGGAGAGAGACAGACCAGCTCGAGAAGAAGCAGAATAGAGTTTGAGTTCAAGGATGATTTTGATGAGCAGAATATACGTGTAAACAAATTGGTAGGAAAACAGACGAATCACGTAGACCACTCTGTGAAGCAGAATCAGTTTGCTTCTTTCAAGATATCCAATGAACAAGATAGAAATAAATGGCATGTTGGCATGCATAATAATAATTATGGAGCTACTAAGATACGTGGTAAAGTTAATATGGATTCTAATAATATAACTGGAGATGTTGACGGCTATGATTTTGAGGACAGAGCTGCATTCAAAACTTTTGAGGAATTCACTGATGTCAGAAACAGGCCACGGGTTTTGCGGATGGAAATGGAAGAGAGAATAGAGAAGCTAGCAAAGCA GTTGAATGCAACTGATATAAATATGCCTCAGTGGAAATTTTCTAAAATCATACACAGTGCCAAGATCAAATTCACAGATCACTCCATTTTGAGGATCGTTCAGATATTGGGTGCACTGGGGAACTGGAAAAGAGTATTACAAGTTGTTGAATGGCTTCAGTCCCATGCGAGATTTGAGTCCTACAAGAGCAG ATATATCTATACAACTGTCCTTGATGTACTTGGGAAGGCAAAGAGACCTATTGAAGCACTCAACATATTCTATACCATGCGT CAAGGGTTATCTTCATACCCAGATCTTGCAGCTTACCGTTGTATTGCTGTCACACTCGGTCAAGCAGGCCTTATGAAGGAACTATTTGATGTGATTGATTGCATGCGAGCTGTTCCCGAGAAGAAGTTCAACTTGGGCCCTCTTCAGAAATGGGATCCACGGATAGAACCAGACCTAATTGTCTTCAATGCG GTTTTGAATGCTTGTGTTCAGAAGAAGCAATGGGAAGGAGCATTCTGGGTTTTACAACAGTTGAAACAACAGGGTGTAAAGCCTTCAAATACTACATATGGCCTTGTCATGGAG GTAATGCTGGCATGTGGCAAGTACAACCTAGTATATGAGTTTTTTAGGAAAGTTGAAAAGAAATCTATTCCTGGAGCTTTGAATTACAGAG TTCTTGTACAAGCTCTATGGAGAGAAGGTAAAATAGATGAGGCTGTACTAGCAGTCAAAGATATGGAAAGACGTGGAATTGTAGGCACAGCAAGTCTCTATTATGACCTAGCCCGCTGTCTCTGCAGCACAGGGAGGTGCCAAGAAGCCCTGCTCCAG ATAGACAAAATATGCAAGGTCGCAAAGAAGCCTTTGGTTGTAACGTATACTGGACTTATTAAGGCCTGTCTAGACTCTGGAAGCATTGAGAACGGAGCATTTGTCTTTAACCAAATGCATAAATTTTGTTCACCAAATATTGTGACTTATAACATAATGCTTAAGTCATATTTAAATCATGGAATGTTTGAGGAAGCAAAGGatctatttcagaaaatattggaTGGCAGCCATCAAATTGCTAATAGAGGTGATCTGAGTCAGAAGGTTGTTCCTGATAAATTTACATTCAATACCATGATTGAGGCTTGTGCTCAAACACAGAAGTGGGATGATTTTGAGAGTGCTTATGGACAAATGTTAAATCACGGGTATCACTTTGACACAAGAAGACATTTGCGTATGGTGCTTGATGCTTTCAGGGCTGGAAAG GTACAGGTACTGGAGTCAACATGGAAGCACTTGGTTCGTTTTGGTAGGGTGCCACCTCCTCCTATTATCAAGgaaaggttttgcataaaactaATGGAAGATGACCCTGTAGCTGCTATCGCCTGCATAGACATCCATCAGGAGATTGACATTCTTGCGTTTTCCGAGAGGTCATGGTTAAAATTACTTAATGACAATGCGCATCGCTTTAAGAGTGGCATTATGTTAAGATTGGCCATTGAATTGGATGCCTTCATAGCTCGAACTTCAGAGTCGCTCCCAGTATATGAAAATCTGAGAAAAGCTTGCGAACAGTTTGTTGCCCATGCAAATATTATTCGAAGCTTGCCTGATCATATGGAAGAGTCACATAACTCGTAA